The Quercus lobata isolate SW786 unplaced genomic scaffold, ValleyOak3.0 Primary Assembly Scq3eQI_1946, whole genome shotgun sequence genome contains the following window.
AAAATTCGAACTAGGGACCTCCACTTAATAAGGCGTGATCTCCAGCCAAGTGTGCTACCTCTTGAGGTTTGTTTAGACTCACATATGGGATCCTCAAGAATTTGGAAGAACCTTTTGGTTTCTgattcaaacaaaaaatttcagccTATGAAATACCCTTCGCCTTCAACCTACCCTCTGAATTTTGCAAGAGACCCTGGCTATCAATACTGGTGTCTATAAAAATTTAGCCCACTACTGAGAAAGATAGGAAgaaagacttaaaaaaaaaaatatatatatatatatatatatatttgaaaaagacATTTAAATTTCctatcaattaaatttaacacaATCCAAGCCCTGACAAACTAGCATCCATGAATCTCAAGTACAATCAATCAGCCATTGTACATCGAGTATTAATTCCCTAAAGAGGTAAAATATACTAAATGCAATTCGAGTGTTTAGGTATTCCTATCTCCGAAAGACACACAACCAACAAAAgcaaattgataaataaaatagaagaggCAGAGAATTAACTAAACCtttcaagaaataaataaatgtcactACTGTCAGAGAAAATAATATCTAATATTCACAAATTTAACCAGCTGTAATCCATTTTCCTATGCTCACGCATTTGGTGAGGCATCTATGAAAAGCCAATGTACTAGTCATCTATTATACACGAATAAACTATCAATTAAGATTTTGTAATGCACATGTTTTTCATCTTTGAAGCTGCTCTGAAGCAGGATTGTTGGCGATGGAAGGTGAAGCTGTCCTACCATTCTGCATTCCATTATCAACAGGCACTGCGACTCCCCACTTCCCCTCTAATTCCAAGGGCTCTATAACTTTAACAGATCCATCTGTCATCCCAACAGCCAATTGATTTGGCTCCTGTGGGTGTGCAGTAACAACTAGCGGGGATAGAGTTTGGCTGTTACagaatgaaacaaaaaaaacataaaggaTTAAACACCAATATTAATTTCAAACTATGAATTGTTGTTAGTTCGGATATGAGTATGCTATTCACCATCGCCAACAGCCGACTTTTAAATGTATAATAATACCTGTTGGACGATGCCTGGGATAGGTATGCGGATGGGGCAATACGACATCTTAATCTCAGATTATCAGCATCAAATACTCCAATGTTACCATCAGCAAAAGAAGCATAAACTAGTTGGCTGTTGCAGGAATATGTGGCACACGATATGGGTGCAGATAATACATCTTGTGGTACCCACTgcagtaaaaaaatcattttagtgaGTTTGTCGCccaatcacccaaaaaaatagattgTTATTCTAAATAACAGCTTTTACCTGCCGAATTCGTTCCATCTTGGAAGCATCATAGACTGCTAGCTGAGTCTCATGGCACACCAACATGTGGACTTGATCAGAGTGGAACTGCACACGAGTGTCACCAACAGGCATCCTTCCCGCAGGTAGTTGAATTGTAATTGATTTCCTCTTCTCCCAAGATTCAGTGTTCCAAAAGcaaatctgcaaaaaataattcattgaAATAGTACCAACAATAAAAGGGGTGGAACATATCAAAAGGCATAAGAACCACTagtgaaatttattttcatatcaGTAAGATCTTTAgaaaagatataagaaaaaaaatattctataaAGACTCGCACTGAGATAAGCACATGGAGATGCAAGAAATATTTGAACAGTCTAAATCTTAGATGTCTCAGAGAATGTATTGATAATCAGACTAGTCTAAGAATATCAAGACATATCCAGGACAAAAGAAagttagaagaaaaaaagaacgaTGTCTCTAAGCACAAACAGACATTTATTGATCTACATAGCTTGGTCTTATTGTTTCAAGACACATCAGACCTCACCCCCATTTGCAAGcaacaaaaatcataaacaacaaaagtaaaaatgaTAAAGACGGAATAAAACAGAAGAATCATGGTGCAACATACCTGGGCATCAGCACCTGTTGAAACCAGGACATTAAGGTTGGAGGAAAAAGCTAAACCAGTAATACGCTTCTGGTGacctttcaattttgttttgaccTAACAGGAAGAGCAGTCAACTTGTAACTGATGATCAACACAGCAGTTCAGATCCATAACATGAGACATAAGATGATGCTTAAATTAATTACCTCATCCACCCTAACATTGTAGATGTGAATGGTTGAGTCTTCCATTCCAATTGCTAAGATGTTATTATCTTGGGGATGAAAAGCAAGGAAGGTTGAGGCAGGTGGAGGTGCCATAAAAGTAGTCATTACCTGCAAATCAACATAATTTCAAGTTCCAACCCAAATACATACTGAGTTAATGCTAACAAAATTCACAACACCTACAGATTGCACAAAAGATCACAGTATTACATGCATAATTGTGTCATATTACAATTAATTTACCTTAAAAGTCATCATATTGAACAGTGAAACTTTTCCCCCACAGGCAGACATTACATAGGAATCATTCTTTGAGAGTGCTATGCACGGAACTGCCTCTTCATAATTCTCTGGGACATCATTAGTCATAACAAGACCGGTGTTTGGTAGCCAATGTTGTGGAACAATGCTGGCAGTGGCCTACAAACCCAAAGAGTCAGAAAGATTATCATGTTAATTTGCCATAAGTATACTGCATAAACTATgcaaatataatcatataataCGTACATAAATGTACAGTGTTCCTTTCAAAGCTTAACAGGAAAATATATGCAATCATGCATCATTTATATTTACACCTATGTTTAGATATTTGTAAGCATATGTCCATCACCTTTCCACTTGGGTTTTGTTCATTACGGCTCCACTTCCATAGCTTCTGGACTCCATTAAAACCAAGCGCAAGAATGCCAAAACCAGAATTTGTATAAAGAAGTCGAGCAACCTAAAAACAAATGAGGccttttttaaattacaaactTAATAGCATGAGATCTATTACATCAAGATatgaaattaaaatcaatataaaagttagaaataaaataataactaaccTTGTTATCTGGATCTGTACTATCTGGCATGGTAATTGCTCGACACTGAACAGGTTCAACAATTTCAACGAGCTCCCAAGCTTTGGTTTTATCAGATACATCATCTAAACTTTTTTGCCTTTCTACGCTTCTACTGATCGGATCAATTCCATTCTACAACAAACAATGATCAGATTTAATgcaaatacaacaaaattattcaaaatccTAGAAGACAACTTAATTAAACTGGCAACATTCAACTATGGCTATCACATCACTTCACTAAGAGGCAATGGCTGTAGATTTGGTCTTTGGACCAAATGGCATCTCTTCCCCTGTAAAAAAAACTACGTTGAATATTTTGAGCTCATTCCAGCCAATCAATAGTCATTCAGTCATTGTTGTCACTAATTAATATTTCAGAAGAGAACCCCAATCTTTGATGTAAGTCATTAATATAGCATACAAGGATGGGAGTAGGCCTTGCAGGAGAGCTTCTGTCTACGCATTCCACTTTAG
Protein-coding sequences here:
- the LOC115973329 gene encoding topless-related protein 2-like, translating into CLHSAFLQIDAHFGSVNDLAFSHPNKQLCVVTCGNDKLVKVWDLAGRILFCFEGHEAPVYSICPHHKENIQFIFSTAIDGKIKAWLYDNVGSRVDYDAPGQWCTRMLYSADGSRLFSCGTSKDGDSFLVEWNESEGAIKRTYSGFRKKSNGVVQFDTTKNHFLAAGEDNQIKFWDMDSNNVITSIEADGGLPGLPCLRFNKEGNLLVVTTADNGFKILANADGIRTLRAIQARSYEASRAPTEMKVFRSAMVGNINPVIAKVECVDRSSPARPTPILNGIDPISRSVERQKSLDDVSDKTKAWELVEIVEPVQCRAITMPDSTDPDNKVARLLYTNSGFGILALGFNGVQKLWKWSRNEQNPSGKATASIVPQHWLPNTGLVMTNDVPENYEEAVPCIALSKNDSYVMSACGGKVSLFNMMTFKVMTTFMAPPPASTFLAFHPQDNNILAIGMEDSTIHIYNVRVDEVKTKLKGHQKRITGLAFSSNLNVLVSTGADAQICFWNTESWEKRKSITIQLPAGRMPVGDTRVQFHSDQVHMLVCHETQLAVYDASKMERIRQWVPQDVLSAPISCATYSCNSQLVYASFADGNIGVFDADNLRLRCRIAPSAYLSQASSNSQTLSPLVVTAHPQEPNQLAVGMTDGSVKVIEPLELEGKWGVAVPVDNGMQNGRTASPSIANNPASEQLQR